The following coding sequences lie in one Arachis stenosperma cultivar V10309 chromosome 5, arast.V10309.gnm1.PFL2, whole genome shotgun sequence genomic window:
- the LOC130980895 gene encoding uncharacterized protein LOC130980895, giving the protein MGATPFHHSILEVRLPKHFDKPTDIRYDGTQDPQEHLTAFEARMNLEGVGDEVRCRPFPVILAGPAIRWFNSLPQGSIARFSDISCAFLAHITTRIAKAKHPINLLGVTQRPGEPTRKYLDRFNDECLEIDGLTDSVACLCLTNGLLNEDFIKHLTTKLVWAMQEIQSVAKEYINDEEVSQLMAANNRQPFYHQARKHGGGERQKEHTRDGGPGKTSVPFARVRKFTNYTPLTIPIVEVYQQIAEKVILAKPRPLKDQTGGNKSLYCDYHKGY; this is encoded by the coding sequence ATGGGAGCAACCCCCTTCCACCATTCCATCCTCGAGGTCCGTCTACCAAAGCACTTTGATAAGCCGACGGACATTAGGTACGATGGAACTCAAGACCCACAGGAGCACCTAACGGCCTTCGAGGCCAGAATGAATTTGGAGGGGGTAGGTGACGAAGTCAGGTGTCGCCCTTTCCCAGTCATCCTGGCCGGACCCGCAATACGGTGGTTTAATAGCCTCCCGCAAGGTTCTATCGCTAGGTTCTCGGACATCAGTTGCGCCTTCTTGGCCCATATCACTACCCGAATCGCGAAGGCGAAACACCCGATCAACTTACTCGGGGTGACACAAAGGCCTGGCGAGCCGACCAGAAAATACTTGGACCGGTTCAATGATGAGTGTTTAGAGATCGACGGCTTAACTGACTCGGTGGCTTGTTTGTGTTTGACGAACGGACTTTTGAATGAGGATTTTATAAAGCATCTCACCACGAAGCTGGTGTGGGCGATGCAGGAAATCCAAAGCGTAGCCAAGGAATATATCAATGATGAAGAAGTCAGTCAGCTCATGGCTGCCAACAACCGACAGCCCTTCTACCATCAAGCCCGGAAGCACGGTGGCGGAGAAAGGCAGAAGGAGCACACCAGGGACGGCGGTCCAGGCAAGACATCCGTGCCATTTGCTCGAGTCAGGAAGTTCACCAATTACACCCCTCTCACCATCCCCATTGTAGAAGTTTATCAGCAGATAGCCGAGAAGGTAATCTTGGCGAAGCCACGACCTCTAAAGGACCAAACCGGGGGGAACAAGAGCCTTTATTGTGATTATCATAAGggctattga